ggtgggaagtgGGGAGCGGGGATTGTAAAGTGCTCTAACTATTAATATAATGCGGACTGAGAATGGATGCTGGCACACGTTTTTTAAAGGCAGTAGGCTTAACGGTAGTGCCACCTACCCCTACTCCACTTCTCTAGCCTAACCTCAGCCACACCCACATGCTAAGGACCATCCAGGAGGGGGGAGCGTGTAGCGCGCCTGCGTGCTCGTGCGCACGagaagcagagagacagagacggaGACAAAAAGAGatagggggagagagagaaagagagagcgagaagagagagacagacaaggaCAGAAAGGgggcgggaggagggagagagagacagagacagagacagagagatcagCCCTGGTGAGGGAGGAAAACTCCAGAGATAATGCAGGGAGCTCCTGCAGGAAGACTCAGGGAGAAGATCCCAGAACTTACCCTAAGACTGTTGAGAGAGTAGGGGGTGGCTTTGCAGGACCTGGCTTGGGGGTCATCAAGCAGTAACGGTTACTGCACAGGCGTTGCCACTGAGCCAGAACCATTTAACCCGACCTGTGTGGCTGGGGATCAAGCTTCAGATACCCCATAACTCTGACTCTCAGACTGTTTTGGGGGCCCCGGGGCTGCAGACAAGGGGAGGAGGGGCACGTGAGGGCTGGGTCCCTGCCTCCCCCCATCCTCCGCTGTCACTCACTACCCCAACAGTCGCCCAGGGGGCGGGCCCCggagaggtggggatgggggagggtaATCTTGGCAGGCGCCTGCTGCATGGCGTAGGTAGGGACTATTGAGGGGGGCGGACGCCGGGGGGGTGAACACGAGTGGGAAGCGAAGAGAGAcacggggagggggaggggaccGGGAACCATTTGAATGAGAGGAGGGGATCACGGGTAGAGTGGGCTCCAGGAGGCAGGGCGGGCAGGGTGTGACGGGGGCCAGACTCTTGAGCCAGGTAAGGGGAGCAGGTGCGTAGATCTGTGTTTTTGGTGGGTGAGCGCACTCGGCCCTTGGATGGAAAGGGGACGCCGCCTTTCCCGGGGGGCCGGCTTCAAAGCTCCAGAGGCTATCTTTTCCTTCTCAACTAACGGGGCCCCGGGCGGGGGCTCAGGCGCCGTCTCCAGTGGCTGTACTCCACTCCGCAATTTCCAGGCGGCCACTGGACTGGGAGTCTCGCGCCGGGGGCCGGCGCTGTCTCGCGAGCCCCCTCCTGGAGCCAGCCAATGGGGTTGGTTGCTGGCACCGCCCGCCCGCCTGGTGCAGAGCGCTGGGCGCTGCGAGCGGCGCTGCCATTTAAAGGGGCCGCGACCCCTGTCCCGGCTGCTagggagggaggtggagaaggAGCGCGGGGCCGTCGCTGTCTGCAGTTCTAGGCTTGTAGCCTTTGCACTAACCCTGCCGCAGGTAGGGGTCGGGCCTGCTCAAGCCGAACCGAACCTGCAAGCGGGATCTTGCAGTAGCCGGGAGGCGGTGGGGGGGGGTCTAAGGAGAGATCGTAGCTCCAAAATGTCTTCCTGTAAATGCCTGAGGTTGGGGGTGGGCAACAGGAGAAGGGAGGACTGGAGGAGCAATGGGAAAGGGGGACGGGGCTGAGGAAGTGGGCGACCTGAAAGGTAACTGGGGGAAGGGGTTGCGAAGGGCAGTTTGTGGGGGCGGGGGAAGGGCCGAGGGAGGACCTAGCAACGCGGGGAGGGGGGGTGGGGCCAGACTGGGTGGGTAAAGACTGGGGAGCTGGGGGGCTCCAGCAGAGTGGGGAGGGAATAGAAACTGAGATCGCGGGGGCGGGAAAGGCTCCTGGTGGCGACGGCCTTAGGAGACTCTAAGGGGGCGTTCAGCCTGAGTTGCGGGGGGTGAAAGGTAAGGGGGAAGGGAATGGGAGTTGCAGTCGAGTAGGGGGGTGGGCGGGTGGAACGACCGACTGCCTGGCCAGTGTGGGCACGGGGCCAGGGCGGGGAACGCCTCTCCCCACTGGGGGCGCTGTATTGGGGGGGAGTGGTCATTAGGACTAAAGCCTTCGGAAATGCTTGTAGATTGTGGTGGTGGGGGCTGTTCATGAGAAATCCAAGTGGATGATGGGGTGTGTCTCAGAGCCCATGTAAGTAGGAATTCTGGCTAAGACCACCTCTActgcctcctcttctcctcctaaTCTGCAGTACATATCCAGCCATACTCATGGACCCCAGTGATTTCCCCAGTCCATTTGACCCATTGACCCTGCCAGAGAAGCCCCTGGCTGGAGACCTACCAGTAGACATGGAATTTGGAGAGGATCTGCTGGAATCCCAGACTGCCCCAACTCGAGGATGGGTCCCCCCTGGCCCTTCTCCATCCTCGGGAGCCCTGGACCTGCTTGATACCCCTGCTGGCCTGGAAAAAGACCCTGGAGTCCTGGATGGAGCCACTGAGTTGCTGGGGCTGGGGGGGCTGCTCTATAAAGCCCCCTCTCCCCCGGAGGTGGACCACGGTCCTGAGGGAACCCTGGCATGGGATGCGGGGGATCAGACCCTAGAGCCTGGACCAGGGGGCCAGACCCCTGAGGTGGTACCACCTGATCCGGGGGCTGGGGCAAATTCCTGTTCACCCGAGGGGCTACTAGAGCCTTTGGCTCCAGATTCTCCAATAACCCTGCAGTCCCCACATATTGAAGAGGAGGAGACCACCTCCATAGCTACTGCGAGAAGGGGCTCCcctgggcaggaggaggagcttcCCCAAGGGCAGCCACAGAGCCCAAATGCCCCCCCTAGCCCTTCAGTGGGAGAGACTCTGGGGGATGGAATCAACAGTTCTCAGACCAAACCTGGGGGCTCTAGCCCCCCTGCACATCCTTCCTTGCCAGGTAGGTTGCCTAATTATCTGGAGAATCAGGGCTGGGAGAGGGTGGTGGTAAGGAGGGGTGGCTATGTGCTTTGGGAAgtagtggggaggaggagggtggggagaTAAGTGTAGGGATGTGTGGGGAAGGACTTGGGGTTTAGGAGGGAGGAGTGGGGTAGTGTGTAGAGGAAGATTAAGGAAAGTAGGGGTGGGCACAGGCTGTGGGGGAGGAATGAGGTAAGGTTTCAGGGAGCGTAGGTTGGGAGGAGTGGATTTGGTGGGAAGGGTTCCCTTTTTCCTGCCCCAATGGGCTTTTGGTGCCAGAGTCCGTCCTTCAGGATTTGGAGGAGTACATCAGGCTTCTTGGTTCTAAGACCTTTACAGCTTTTTGGTTCCAGATGggagtgggatttctgggtttGATGAATGGTAACTAGGTTCTGGAGCCCCTAACAGCATAAGGATTTCAGCAGAGCGGTAGAAATGCAGGGTCTAGGATTGAGTCTGTGATAGGGGAGGGACAACTTTGACTTGAGAGGCTCTAGTTTCTCCCCTCTTCTGCCTAGTGGTGTGCCTCTATCAGGCTGTGACGAGGGTCTTAGGGCTTATATAACCACCTGAATCCAGGGGAAGCTACCCATACATTGatgcttccttttccttttgctaCCTTtgggtggttgtgtgtgtgtttcattggtaaaatataaattcttaatGAAAGGTATATTACCTGTGTTTCCTTAACCCCCAAGGATTGGGACAGAAAGCTGGTGGGaaggatagatttttttttcatggaatagCTGCACGTGCACCCCCCCCCCACCTTAGTACAGAGCCTGAGGTAACCCTGAGAGGGGCCCCAAGAAGCCACAGGCACTCGAGTTTTCCCTTTCAGTTTTGAGTAAGTTCTTCCCCAGGAATGGAGGCGGGGGTTGGGCCGGGGAGGGGGTGGTGAGGGCAGGCTCAACATTTAGGCTGCCTTCTGCTTCCTTTGCAGGAGATGGCCTGACTGCGAAGGCGAGTGAGAAGCCGCCTGAACGGGTGAGGGGGAGGGGATTGGAAGGAGTCTGGTTCCCCCTTAGCTCTGGGAAGGACAGACCCTTCATTTTCCCTCCCAGATGTTGTTCTGTAGAGAGTGTGTATAAGGAGAgttaggaggagggagggagcacTAGTGTCTACTGCTTGTTGGGGAGAAAGTccagcctccttttcttccctcctcctaaGGGCTGGGCCAAGGGTCCccactctcccttccccctcccatcTTCTATCCCCCCCCCCAAACCCTGTACTAGTGTTAGCCTGGCCAGGGTGTCAGTTTTCCTCCCCTCCCGTCTTTCCAAGGTACAGAAGAGAAGCGAACGCGTTAGGAGAGCAGAACCTCCAAAACCTGAGGTTGTAGATTCCACTGAGAGCAGTAAGTAGGATTTGAGGAAGTGTGACCTGGGAGTTCTGGGTGTGGAAAAGATCCGAAAGTGGCACGCGGCAGGGCATGGATCTTCTAGCTCCTGTAGTCCTGCTCCATGCAGCGCGTGAAGTGCCTGTCTCCGCTATGGGTTGGCATGGGAACCAGGGGCAGTGGGGGAAATTGAAAACAAGAGCAGTGAGAATGGCGAGTTTCCTGTTTCAGCTATGCCATCTCTGTCTCCGAATCTTCTCATTTAGagcctctccctttccctccctgggAGGTTACAGAGTAACCAAGGGAGAGAGACACCGAGGTCTTAAAATACTAATGTAACGAGGGCCAGGGTGTAAAGGCCAGAACAACAGAGATCCCAGGAGAGGGACTGAACTGTTGGTCAGGGGATGGTTGGAGACCTGGTTTGGTGGCCTTTCTCATGTCCACCCCCCTACTTTCGCAGTTCCAGTGTCAGATGAGGATTCTGATGCCATGGTAGATGACCCTAATGATGAGGACTTTGTGCCATTCCGGCCCCGGCGCTCTCCTCGCATGTCCCTACGCTCAAGTGTGTCACAAAGGGCCGGGCGCTCTGCAGTGGGCACCAAGATGACTTGTGCACATTGCCGGACACCACTGCAGAAGGGGCAGACTGCCTATCAGCGCAAGGGGCTGCCTCAGCTCTTCTGCTCATCATCCTGCCTCACCACTTTCTCCAAGAAGCCCTCGGGCAAAAAGACCTGTACCTTCTGCAAGAAGTGCGTGAGGGTCTTGGGGGCTGTGCAGAGGGCAGGGATCTGGGCAGGAGTATGAGTAAGACAGACTGTTGGTAAGAACCTAGCAGGATGGAGCTGGGCAAGAGAGCGATGTAGGGAGGGAGTCAGAGTATTTGGCTCTGTGGTCATTGATCCTGGACGAGGGGCGGAAGCTGAGGAAATGAGAGGGTGGTCTTGAGTGAATATTCAAACTTGTTCCCACCTCTAGGGAGATCTGGAACACCAAGGACTCAGTTGTGGCGCAGACTGGTTCCGGAGGCTCCTTCCATGAGTTCTGCACGTCCGTCTGTCTCTCCCTGTATGAGGCCCAGCAGCAGCGCCCGATCCCCCAGTCTGGGGATCCCGCCGATGCCACTCGCTGCAGCATATGCCAGAAGACTGGAGAGGTGAGGACACTCGGTGGGGGCTGATTTACAGAGCCTGGATAGCCCTGACCTGCCCCTCCCATCCTGGGGCTGCAGGGGCCAGGCCCTGTggaaaggggagtggggaggaaaggCGGCCATCATGAGGGAGCGTATTCAAGGACAGAGCTTCTCCAGGATGCACACAGCTGGCCTTCTTTACCTCCCAGGACCTCACCATCAAGTCGGCAGCCTGCGGCGCAGGTTGGGGGGTCCCTGGGCCCACTGTCTGCTGTGAAGGTCTAGGGTGAGGTGGGGGGCTGACCTTGCATTGGGGTGGGCGGTGGTGGCCAGGCCCTAGCTcagggtgcgtgtgtgtgtgtggcaggtcCTGCATGAGGTCAGCAATGGCAGCGTGGTGCACCGGCTCTGCAGCGATTCTTGCTTCTCCAAATTCCGGGCCAACAAGGGACTGAAAACCAACTGTTGTGACCAGTGTGGGGCTTACATCTACACCAAGACCGGGAGCCCTGGCCCTGAGCTCCTCTTCCACGAGGGCCAACAAAAGCGGTTCTGCAACACAACCTGCTTGGGGGCGTATAAGAAGGTGGGGCCGAGGGAGTAGTGCATTAGAGGGCTGTGGAAGGGGGTGTGGTTCTTGGGTGATAAATAAAGGTGGCTGACAGGTCAAGGActgggagaaataaaacaaataaagggGGTTTCAATTGTAtctgttatgttttatttttgaagctgGCTGGTGGATACACAGGTCTTTGTTACATCATCATCTATACTTTTTTTGTATGCCtgaaatatttcatgtttaaaacatttaaaaaataaaagtgaagggacaaatccagcctcagcctctccttcCCCATCCTCACAGAAAAACACACGTGTGTACCCATGTGTCTGGTGCAAGACCCTGTGTAAGAACTTTGAGATGCTATCACATGTGGATCGTAATGGCAAGACCAGCTTGTTCTGTTCCCTGTGCTGTACCACTTCTTACAAAGTGAAGCAGGCAGGGCTCACTGGTAGGTGCAAAGCCCTCTTCTCTGAGTCCCCTGCTGGCCTTCTCTCTACCTCCCATACTCCCCTCTTCCAGAGTAATCCCTGCTGCCCGACCTTAGCCCCAACCACATCTCCCCGTGGAATTTCTGTTCGTCTCTTGCACTGCCTTACACCTTctgtgtgctctctctctccctctctctttttcttttcctctctctctttctctctatgcCCCAGGCCCTCCCCGACCCTGCAGCTTCTGCCGCCGCAGCCTCTCTGACCCCTGTTACTACAACAAGGTTGACCGCACAGTCTACCAGTTCTGCAGCCCCAGCTGCTGGACCAAGTTCCAGGTACTCCAGGCCCTGGACCAGGGATAGAAGGGTGTGGTAACATAAAGAGGGTCGGAGAATTGGGGTAGGCAGGCCTGGGCAGAGCAAAGAACAAGCCTGACTCCCCTTCCCCACCGCTGCACACATCTTGCCCCTCCCTTACTTGTCTTCCTTCCCTCCAGCGCACAAGCCCCGAAGGGGGCATTCACCTGAGCTGTCACTACTGCCACAGCCTCTTCAGTGGCAAGCCTGAGGTCTTGGACTGGCAGGTAagagccccacccccacccacatcTTGCCACATGACCAGACTGTCTGAAGGGGTCCTTCCACTTGGCCCCTGCTGAGGCCAGATGTTACAGCTTATCCTCCCTGCCCTGTGCCCCCACCTCAGGACCAAGTGTTCCAGTTCTGCTGCCGTGATTGCTGTGAGGACTTCAAGCGGCTTCGGGGTGTGGTGTCCCAGTGTGAGCACTGTCGGCAGGAGAAACTCTTGCATGAGAAACTCCGATTCAGCGGAGTGGAGAAGAGCTTCTGCAGCGAAGGTAAGGAGATGGGGAAGGGCAGGAGACACGTAACTCCCAACCAGGGAGaatggaggagaagggagggaggctgggaaagtggTCCGTGAGGCAGAGCCTTCCGCCCGGGATGCTCTACCCCCATCTCCCCTAAAGCTTTGGGCACAAGGGGCTGCTTAGAGAGAGGTTTCAGGTGTAGCACCTTAAAAAGGTTGGGTCTCTTGCCCTTGGGTATCTGTGTCTCTGgactctctttcctcttcccctcttTCCAGGCTGTGTGCTGCTGTACAAACAGGACTTCACTAAGAAGCTGGGCTTGTGCTGTATCACTTGTACTTACTGCTCCCAGACTTGCCAGCGCGGAGTCACTGAGCAACTGGATGGCAGCACCTGGGACTTCTGCAGTGAGGACTGTAAAAGCAAGTACCTGCTGTGGTACTGCAAGGTAAGGAGGGTCAGCACGTGAGCGAGGTGGGAAAGAGGGCGGCGGGGAGCACAGGCTGTGGTACTAAGCTCGGGGTGTGGACAGATCTCCAGGCAGGGCAGCCAGCCTTCCATCTCTAAGCCGGCCCGATCTCCAAGCGGAGGAGCGTGGCTTATCCTAGGGGAAAGAAAGGGCCCAACGCATTTTAGGGAGGCAGGTCTGACCATCCTTTTGACATCCTCAGGCTGCCCGGTGCCATGCCTGTAAGCGCCAGGGGAAGCTGCTGGAGACCATCCACTGGCGTGGGCAGATCCGTCATTTCTGCAACCAGCAGTGTCTTCTGCGCTTCTATAGCCAGCAGAACCAACCCAACCTGGATACCCAGAGTGGGCCCGAGAGCCTCCTGAACAGTGAGTCCCGGGCAGGGGGTACACTCTGTTAGAGGGGGCCTGGACTCTCCTAATCCTAAGCCTagcccctttctccttcctcttgcaTTCACCTCATCCCTGGCCAGATAGGGTGCTAGTACTGTGAACTGTATTCTCTTTTAGCTTCCGAACCCTGCAGGTTCGGAAGGGGAAGTCTTATTTAAAACTTCTTGGAGTTAGCGTCTACTGATTGTCTATGAAATGTATATTATTAGGGAGTGGGTGCCTATCCTGATAGGATGGGGCATATAGGGGTTACGGTTACTTTTCTGAGATAAGGAAATCTCAGCATAAACTCTATCTTTAGTGAGACTGAAGACTGCCATTTCTAGAATGTTGCCCCTGCCCCTCCACAACTCCAGGGATACCCAGGCTATCTAAATGGAAGGTCTCAATTGTGGGTTTTTGGGGAAAATGTAATGTTTCATTCTCAAGGAGCAAAGAGTCTTTTAGGCTACTATTGCTGGGGCACAGAGGAGACTAGATCTGGGATGGCAAGGGGGGCAAATCCGAGAACTTCCCATCTGTATTTGGTGTACCTGTTAATGAAGCTCTCCTGGAACAGGGGTAAGGAAAATGGAGAGCTAGTCCCTTGGATGAGAGCATTCATTTGTTTTGATCTACAGGTCAGTCTCCTGAGTCAAAACCCCAGACACCCTCTCAAACCAAAGTGGAGAACAGCAACACAGTGAGGACCCCAGAGGAAAATGGGAATTTGGGCAAGGTCGGGGCAAAAGCCAA
The sequence above is drawn from the Theropithecus gelada isolate Dixy chromosome X, Tgel_1.0, whole genome shotgun sequence genome and encodes:
- the ZMYM3 gene encoding zinc finger MYM-type protein 3 isoform X1, with protein sequence MATYPAILMDPSDFPSPFDPLTLPEKPLAGDLPVDMEFGEDLLESQTAPTRGWVPPGPSPSSGALDLLDTPAGLEKDPGVLDGATELLGLGGLLYKAPSPPEVDHGPEGTLAWDAGDQTLEPGPGGQTPEVVPPDPGAGANSCSPEGLLEPLAPDSPITLQSPHIEEEETTSIATARRGSPGQEEELPQGQPQSPNAPPSPSVGETLGDGINSSQTKPGGSSPPAHPSLPGDGLTAKASEKPPERKRSERVRRAEPPKPEVVDSTESIPVSDEDSDAMVDDPNDEDFVPFRPRRSPRMSLRSSVSQRAGRSAVGTKMTCAHCRTPLQKGQTAYQRKGLPQLFCSSSCLTTFSKKPSGKKTCTFCKKEIWNTKDSVVAQTGSGGSFHEFCTSVCLSLYEAQQQRPIPQSGDPADATRCSICQKTGEVLHEVSNGSVVHRLCSDSCFSKFRANKGLKTNCCDQCGAYIYTKTGSPGPELLFHEGQQKRFCNTTCLGAYKKKNTRVYPCVWCKTLCKNFEMLSHVDRNGKTSLFCSLCCTTSYKVKQAGLTGPPRPCSFCRRSLSDPCYYNKVDRTVYQFCSPSCWTKFQRTSPEGGIHLSCHYCHSLFSGKPEVLDWQDQVFQFCCRDCCEDFKRLRGVVSQCEHCRQEKLLHEKLRFSGVEKSFCSEGCVLLYKQDFTKKLGLCCITCTYCSQTCQRGVTEQLDGSTWDFCSEDCKSKYLLWYCKAARCHACKRQGKLLETIHWRGQIRHFCNQQCLLRFYSQQNQPNLDTQSGPESLLNSQSPESKPQTPSQTKVENSNTVRTPEENGNLGKIPVKTRSAPTAPTPPPPPPPPATPRKNKAAMCKPLMQNRGVSCKVEMKSKGSQTEEWKPQVIVLPIPVPIFVPVPMHLYCQKVPVPFSMPIPVPVPMFLPTTLESTDKIVETIEELKVKIPSNPLEADILAMAEMIAEAEELDKASSDLCDLVSNQSAEGLLEDCDLFGPARDDVLAMAVKMANVLDEPGQDLEADFPKNPLDINPSVDFLFDCGLVGPEDVSTEQDLPRTMRKGQKRLVLSESCSRDSMSSQPSCTGLNYSYGVNAWKCWVQSKYANGETSKGDELRFGPKPMRIKEDILACSAAELNYGLAQFVREITRPNGERYEPDSIYYLCLGIQQYLLENNRMVNIFTDLYYLTFVQELNKSLSTWQPTLLPNNTVFSRVEEEHLWECKQLGVYSPFVLLNTLMFFNTKFFGLQTAEEHMQLSFTNVVRQSRKCTTPRGTTKVVSIRYYAPVRQRKGRDMGPGKRKREDEAPILEQRENRMNPLRCPVKFYEFYLSKCPESLRTRNDVFYLQPERSCIAESPLWYSVIPMDRSMLESMLNRILAVREIYEELGRPGEEDLD
- the ZMYM3 gene encoding zinc finger MYM-type protein 3 isoform X3 — its product is MDPSDFPSPFDPLTLPEKPLAGDLPVDMEFGEDLLESQTAPTRGWVPPGPSPSSGALDLLDTPAGLEKDPGVLDGATELLGLGGLLYKAPSPPEVDHGPEGTLAWDAGDQTLEPGPGGQTPEVVPPDPGAGANSCSPEGLLEPLAPDSPITLQSPHIEEEETTSIATARRGSPGQEEELPQGQPQSPNAPPSPSVGETLGDGINSSQTKPGGSSPPAHPSLPGDGLTAKASEKPPERKRSERVRRAEPPKPEVVDSTESIPVSDEDSDAMVDDPNDEDFVPFRPRRSPRMSLRSSVSQRAGRSAVGTKMTCAHCRTPLQKGQTAYQRKGLPQLFCSSSCLTTFSKKPSGKKTCTFCKKEIWNTKDSVVAQTGSGGSFHEFCTSVCLSLYEAQQQRPIPQSGDPADATRCSICQKTGEVLHEVSNGSVVHRLCSDSCFSKFRANKGLKTNCCDQCGAYIYTKTGSPGPELLFHEGQQKRFCNTTCLGAYKKKNTRVYPCVWCKTLCKNFEMLSHVDRNGKTSLFCSLCCTTSYKVKQAGLTGPPRPCSFCRRSLSDPCYYNKVDRTVYQFCSPSCWTKFQRTSPEGGIHLSCHYCHSLFSGKPEVLDWQDQVFQFCCRDCCEDFKRLRGVVSQCEHCRQEKLLHEKLRFSGVEKSFCSEGCVLLYKQDFTKKLGLCCITCTYCSQTCQRGVTEQLDGSTWDFCSEDCKSKYLLWYCKAARCHACKRQGKLLETIHWRGQIRHFCNQQCLLRFYSQQNQPNLDTQSGPESLLNSQSPESKPQTPSQTKVENSNTIPVKTRSAPTAPTPPPPPPPPATPRKNKAAMCKPLMQNRGVSCKVEMKSKGSQTEEWKPQVIVLPIPVPIFVPVPMHLYCQKVPVPFSMPIPVPVPMFLPTTLESTDKIVETIEELKVKIPSNPLEADILAMAEMIAEAEELDKASSDLCDLVSNQSAEGLLEDCDLFGPARDDVLAMAVKMANVLDEPGQDLEADFPKNPLDINPSVDFLFDCGLVGPEDVSTEQDLPRTMRKGQKRLVLSESCSRDSMSSQPSCTGLNYSYGVNAWKCWVQSKYANGETSKGDELRFGPKPMRIKEDILACSAAELNYGLAQFVREITRPNGERYEPDSIYYLCLGIQQYLLENNRMVNIFTDLYYLTFVQELNKSLSTWQPTLLPNNTVFSRVEEEHLWECKQLGVYSPFVLLNTLMFFNTKFFGLQTAEEHMQLSFTNVVRQSRKCTTPRGTTKVVSIRYYAPVRQRKGRDMGPGKRKREDEAPILEQRENRMNPLRCPVKFYEFYLSKCPESLRTRNDVFYLQPERSCIAESPLWYSVIPMDRSMLESMLNRILAVREIYEELGRPGEEDLD
- the ZMYM3 gene encoding zinc finger MYM-type protein 3 isoform X2, with translation MDPSDFPSPFDPLTLPEKPLAGDLPVDMEFGEDLLESQTAPTRGWVPPGPSPSSGALDLLDTPAGLEKDPGVLDGATELLGLGGLLYKAPSPPEVDHGPEGTLAWDAGDQTLEPGPGGQTPEVVPPDPGAGANSCSPEGLLEPLAPDSPITLQSPHIEEEETTSIATARRGSPGQEEELPQGQPQSPNAPPSPSVGETLGDGINSSQTKPGGSSPPAHPSLPGDGLTAKASEKPPERKRSERVRRAEPPKPEVVDSTESIPVSDEDSDAMVDDPNDEDFVPFRPRRSPRMSLRSSVSQRAGRSAVGTKMTCAHCRTPLQKGQTAYQRKGLPQLFCSSSCLTTFSKKPSGKKTCTFCKKEIWNTKDSVVAQTGSGGSFHEFCTSVCLSLYEAQQQRPIPQSGDPADATRCSICQKTGEVLHEVSNGSVVHRLCSDSCFSKFRANKGLKTNCCDQCGAYIYTKTGSPGPELLFHEGQQKRFCNTTCLGAYKKKNTRVYPCVWCKTLCKNFEMLSHVDRNGKTSLFCSLCCTTSYKVKQAGLTGPPRPCSFCRRSLSDPCYYNKVDRTVYQFCSPSCWTKFQRTSPEGGIHLSCHYCHSLFSGKPEVLDWQDQVFQFCCRDCCEDFKRLRGVVSQCEHCRQEKLLHEKLRFSGVEKSFCSEGCVLLYKQDFTKKLGLCCITCTYCSQTCQRGVTEQLDGSTWDFCSEDCKSKYLLWYCKAARCHACKRQGKLLETIHWRGQIRHFCNQQCLLRFYSQQNQPNLDTQSGPESLLNSQSPESKPQTPSQTKVENSNTVRTPEENGNLGKIPVKTRSAPTAPTPPPPPPPPATPRKNKAAMCKPLMQNRGVSCKVEMKSKGSQTEEWKPQVIVLPIPVPIFVPVPMHLYCQKVPVPFSMPIPVPVPMFLPTTLESTDKIVETIEELKVKIPSNPLEADILAMAEMIAEAEELDKASSDLCDLVSNQSAEGLLEDCDLFGPARDDVLAMAVKMANVLDEPGQDLEADFPKNPLDINPSVDFLFDCGLVGPEDVSTEQDLPRTMRKGQKRLVLSESCSRDSMSSQPSCTGLNYSYGVNAWKCWVQSKYANGETSKGDELRFGPKPMRIKEDILACSAAELNYGLAQFVREITRPNGERYEPDSIYYLCLGIQQYLLENNRMVNIFTDLYYLTFVQELNKSLSTWQPTLLPNNTVFSRVEEEHLWECKQLGVYSPFVLLNTLMFFNTKFFGLQTAEEHMQLSFTNVVRQSRKCTTPRGTTKVVSIRYYAPVRQRKGRDMGPGKRKREDEAPILEQRENRMNPLRCPVKFYEFYLSKCPESLRTRNDVFYLQPERSCIAESPLWYSVIPMDRSMLESMLNRILAVREIYEELGRPGEEDLD